A genome region from Paramisgurnus dabryanus chromosome 12, PD_genome_1.1, whole genome shotgun sequence includes the following:
- the tfap2b gene encoding transcription factor AP-2-beta isoform X1: protein MHSLYRDQRANMLWKLVENVKYEDIYEDRHDGVPSHSSRLSQLGSVSQGPYSSAPPLSHTPSSDFQPPYFPPPYQPLPYHQSQDPYSHVSDPYSLNALHQQQQHPWGSRQRQDVGSDSGSLLPQPRASLPQLSGLDPRRDYSTVRRPDVLLHSTHHGLDGMGDGLSLHGLAHSMEDIQAVEDANHSGMNIMDQSVIKKVPVPHKSVASLMMSKDGLIGGVSVNVNEVFCSVPGRLSLLSSTSKYKVTVGEVQRRLSPPECLNASLLGGVLRRAKSKNGGRSLREKLEKIGLNLPAGRRKAANVTLLTSLVEGEAVHLARDFGYICETEFPTKAVSEYLNRQHTDPNELHSRKNMLLATKQLCKEFTDLLAQDRTPLGNSRPSPILEPGIQSCLSHFSFITHGFGSPAICAALTALQNYLTEALKGLDKMFLNNPTPNRHTPADVPGSKSAEKEEKHRK from the exons ATGCACTCGTTATACAGGGATCAGCGCGCGAACATGCTGTGGAAACTGGTGGAAAATGTCAAGTATGAAGATATATACGAG GACCGCCATGATGGGGTACCGAGCCACAGTTCTAGACTGTCCCAGCTGGGCTCAGTGTCTCAGGGTCCGTACTCCAGCGCTCCGCCGCTATCTCACACCCCTTCCTCGGACTTCCAGCCGCCGTACTTTCCCCCGCCGTACCAGCCGCTGCCGTATCACCAGAGTCAGGACCCGTACTCACACGTCAGTGACCCGTATTCTCTGAACGCTCTGCATCAGCAACAACAACACCCGTGGGGCTCCCGTCAGCGGCAGGACGTAGGCTCGGACAGCGGATCTTTACTGCCGCAGCCTAGAGCCTCGTTACCGCAGCTCTCCGGTTTGGACCCCCGGCGGGATTACTCGACCGTCCGCCGACCGGATGTGTTGCTCCACTCCACGCACCATGGGCTCGATGGCATGGGAGACGGTCTGTCCCTGCATGGCCTGGCGCACAGCATGGAGGATATCCAG GCTGTTGAAGACGCAAACCATAGCGGGATGAACATCATGGATCAGTCAGTCATTAAAAAag TTCCCGTTCCACACAAGAGTGTCGCTTCTCTCATGATGAGCAAAGATGGCCTTATCGGCGGGGTCAGCGTGAACGTCAACGAGGTCTTCTGCTCGGTGCCCGGTCGCCTGTCGCTTCTCAGCTCCACATCCAAATATAAAGTGACGGTCGGCGAGGTCCAGCGGCGCCTCTCTCCGCCCGAATGCCTGAACGCGTCTCTACTCGGCGGTGTTTTGAGGAG AGCGAAATCGAAAAACGGAGGGAGATCACTGAGGGAAAAGCTGGAGAAAATCGGCTTGAATTTGCCTGCTGGGAGACGCAAAGCAGCGAATGTCACATTACTGACATCTCTAGTAGAAG GGGAAGCTGTTCATTTGGCTCGGGACTTTGGCTACATTTGTGAAACTGAATTTCCCACGAAGGCCGTGTCTGAATATCTGAACAGACAGCACACAGATCCAAACGAATTGCACTCGCGCAAGAACATGCTGCTCGCCACCAA GCAGTTGTGTAAGGAGTTCACAGACCTGTTGGCTCAGGATCGCACTCCTTTAGGAAACTCTCGGCCTTCGCCCATCCTCGAGCCTGGAATCCAGAGCTGCCTGTCACACTTTAGCTTCATCACGCATGGCTTTGGTTCTCCAGCCATCTGCGCCGCCCTCACAGCTTTGCAGAACTACCTGACTGAAGCACTTAAAGGTCTCGACAAGATGTTCCTGAACAACCCTACCCCCAACCGACACACGCCCGCCGACGTACCCGGATCCAAAAGCGCAGAGAAAGAGGAGAAACACAGGAAATGA
- the tfap2b gene encoding transcription factor AP-2-beta isoform X2 yields the protein MLVHTYSSTDRHDGVPSHSSRLSQLGSVSQGPYSSAPPLSHTPSSDFQPPYFPPPYQPLPYHQSQDPYSHVSDPYSLNALHQQQQHPWGSRQRQDVGSDSGSLLPQPRASLPQLSGLDPRRDYSTVRRPDVLLHSTHHGLDGMGDGLSLHGLAHSMEDIQAVEDANHSGMNIMDQSVIKKVPVPHKSVASLMMSKDGLIGGVSVNVNEVFCSVPGRLSLLSSTSKYKVTVGEVQRRLSPPECLNASLLGGVLRRAKSKNGGRSLREKLEKIGLNLPAGRRKAANVTLLTSLVEGEAVHLARDFGYICETEFPTKAVSEYLNRQHTDPNELHSRKNMLLATKQLCKEFTDLLAQDRTPLGNSRPSPILEPGIQSCLSHFSFITHGFGSPAICAALTALQNYLTEALKGLDKMFLNNPTPNRHTPADVPGSKSAEKEEKHRK from the exons ATGTTGGTGCACACGTATTCCTCCACG GACCGCCATGATGGGGTACCGAGCCACAGTTCTAGACTGTCCCAGCTGGGCTCAGTGTCTCAGGGTCCGTACTCCAGCGCTCCGCCGCTATCTCACACCCCTTCCTCGGACTTCCAGCCGCCGTACTTTCCCCCGCCGTACCAGCCGCTGCCGTATCACCAGAGTCAGGACCCGTACTCACACGTCAGTGACCCGTATTCTCTGAACGCTCTGCATCAGCAACAACAACACCCGTGGGGCTCCCGTCAGCGGCAGGACGTAGGCTCGGACAGCGGATCTTTACTGCCGCAGCCTAGAGCCTCGTTACCGCAGCTCTCCGGTTTGGACCCCCGGCGGGATTACTCGACCGTCCGCCGACCGGATGTGTTGCTCCACTCCACGCACCATGGGCTCGATGGCATGGGAGACGGTCTGTCCCTGCATGGCCTGGCGCACAGCATGGAGGATATCCAG GCTGTTGAAGACGCAAACCATAGCGGGATGAACATCATGGATCAGTCAGTCATTAAAAAag TTCCCGTTCCACACAAGAGTGTCGCTTCTCTCATGATGAGCAAAGATGGCCTTATCGGCGGGGTCAGCGTGAACGTCAACGAGGTCTTCTGCTCGGTGCCCGGTCGCCTGTCGCTTCTCAGCTCCACATCCAAATATAAAGTGACGGTCGGCGAGGTCCAGCGGCGCCTCTCTCCGCCCGAATGCCTGAACGCGTCTCTACTCGGCGGTGTTTTGAGGAG AGCGAAATCGAAAAACGGAGGGAGATCACTGAGGGAAAAGCTGGAGAAAATCGGCTTGAATTTGCCTGCTGGGAGACGCAAAGCAGCGAATGTCACATTACTGACATCTCTAGTAGAAG GGGAAGCTGTTCATTTGGCTCGGGACTTTGGCTACATTTGTGAAACTGAATTTCCCACGAAGGCCGTGTCTGAATATCTGAACAGACAGCACACAGATCCAAACGAATTGCACTCGCGCAAGAACATGCTGCTCGCCACCAA GCAGTTGTGTAAGGAGTTCACAGACCTGTTGGCTCAGGATCGCACTCCTTTAGGAAACTCTCGGCCTTCGCCCATCCTCGAGCCTGGAATCCAGAGCTGCCTGTCACACTTTAGCTTCATCACGCATGGCTTTGGTTCTCCAGCCATCTGCGCCGCCCTCACAGCTTTGCAGAACTACCTGACTGAAGCACTTAAAGGTCTCGACAAGATGTTCCTGAACAACCCTACCCCCAACCGACACACGCCCGCCGACGTACCCGGATCCAAAAGCGCAGAGAAAGAGGAGAAACACAGGAAATGA